A segment of the Rhodothermales bacterium genome:
ACCACAAAACCGAGACGGATGTCATCGGCCGCGTGGAAGATGCTTCAGCCATCGTGGATCGATTCGCGGCGGAGGGGAAGTCCATCGACTACATGTACATCGCCCTCCCCCTCGCCGCCACCGGGAAGATCGAGCAGATGGTGAACGTGCTCTCGACCCGGCTGACCCACGTCTGCCTGGTGCCGGATCTGCTCCAGTTCGACCTCCTGAACAGCCGCGTGACCGACATCGACGGGCTGCCCGTTTTGCATCTCATCGACGAGGCCCCGGTCGAGTTCCGGCGGTTCGTGAAGCGGGCTGTGGACGTCGTTTTTTCCGCCCTCTTCCTACTGATCGCCGCGCCGGCGATGCTAGTCATCGCGGTCGGCGTCAAGCTCTCCTCCCCCGGCCCCGTGTTTTACCGCCAGCAGCGGATGGGGCTGAATGGGCATGTGTTCGACATGCTCAAGTTCCGTTCGATGCCCGTAAACGTCGAGTCCACCTCGGGCCCCGTATGGGCGAAAGCCGGCGAGGCGCGAGCGACGCGATTCGGCTCATTCCTCCGCAAATCGTCGCTTGACGAGTTGCCTCAGTTCATCAACGTGCTCAAGGGGGATATGTCCGTCGTCGGCCCCCGCCCCGAGCGGCCGGTGTTTATCGAGGCATTCCGGGGGAAGGTGCCGGGGTACATGCTGCGCCATAAAATGAAGGCCGGCATCACCGGCTGGGCCCAGGTGAACGGGCTCCGCGGCGATACCTCGATCGAGCGCCGGATCGAGTACGACCTGTACTACATCCAGAACTGGTCCATCGGGCTGGATGTAAAGATCATGTGGCTGACGCTGTGGCGGGGGTTTGTGAGTGAGCATGCGTATTAACAGGGGGATCGAGCGGGCCATGCCCCGCCCAAGGAGATCACCTGCATAAACAGTTGCAGGCGGCACAACTCGGTCATAGCTTCTCGCCATGAGAATCTACCTCGACACGTGCAGTCTGCAGCGCCCTCTGGACGACCGATCGCAGCTTCGCATTCGCCAGGAGGCGGAAGCCATCCTCTATGTATTGGAACGCATCCATTCAGGCACATGCGGTCTCGTGTCGTCAGAAGTCCTCGACTTCGAGATTGCAAAAAACCCGGATCGGACGCGTTTGGATTTCGCCTCGGAAACCGTATCAACGGCTGAAATCAGCGTACTGGTTACCGCCGAAATCGAGAAGCGGGCGCGCGAGTTAAACCAAAAAGGCGTCGATACGTTGGATAGTTTACATCTGGCCTGCGCCGAAGCGGGCGGTGCCAGTTATTTCTGCACGAGCGACGATGCGTTACTCAGAAAAGCCAAACGCGAGCTCACAGGGGTAAAAGCCGTTTCCCCTCTGGAACTCGCACAGGAATTGGAATTATGGGAGTCCCGGTAAGATCCTTACAAGAAATAACCGAGCAGGCCATCCGCGTACTGGTCCGCGAGCTGGGCGCCGCCGACGCAGCGCGTTTTATCGGTCAGTTTACGACGGGATATGGGGACTATACGGCCGAACGAAAGGAGCTTTTTAAGGATGTGACGATCGATCACGTCATCCAGGAGATTTACGCCGCCCGGAAGGAAACCCGCTGAAAAAACCCGCCGCCCTTCGGGCGGTCTGATCTCCCCACCTATCCCCCACACGGTTCAGAGTACCAGAGATCAGAGGTTCATCGGTCAGAGGGAAAAGGGCGCAGCACAAGCCGAAAACCCACATCGTCGTAGCGGAAGTCCGGATCGCCGCCGTAGCGGTAGGAGCAGCGGCAGTAGTCAACATTGCTGAGGAAAGCGCCGCCCCGGAGCACGCGCCCGGCCCCGCTTTTGGGCCCGACTGGATCCGTCTCAGATTCGATTCGGTAGGGCCTTTTCAAATCTTCCACCCTTTCCCAGACATTGCCGAGCATGTCATATAGTCCCCAGGGATTCGGCTTTATTTCCCCGACAGGATGGATGCTATCTTTAGCGTGGGCTTCGCTATAGGCTTTCTGCCGCTCTCCGCTTGGGTGGTAGTCCTCTATCAACGGATACAGATCGGATTAGTCGCGTCGGGATAACAGGGATGCGATTCATCGTCACGCCGCAAAGGCTCACCACGGACATGGCGCGCTATTTCACCCGCACTACCGTGCGGCTCTCGGTATACCCGTTCGCTTGCAAGCGCACCATGTATACCCCGGCCGCCGCCGGCATGCCGCTCTCAGCCGTCCCATCCCAGATGCTCGTCCAACTTCCGGCCGGCATGGCGCCGTTGTCGAGGAGTACGTTCACGCGCTGACCGAACATGTTGAAGATTTCGATCCGCACCGGACTCTCCTCGGGCAGTTGATACGCGATCGTTGTTGTGCTGTTGAATGGGTTGGGGTAGATGGACCCCAGCGCAAAGCGGTCTGGCACATCAGATGCCAATGCGTAGGGTTGATCCGCGGCTTTTGCTGCCACCCCGGTAACAACCACGAAGGTACCTTGTGGGTAGAACTCTCCCGTGTCCGGCGCGCCATTCCAGATGTTCGGCGCGATGGTCAGGTCGCCGCTGACGTAGCCGCTGCTTATGCCTTCCACCAGCGTGTCGATCCCCTGAAGCATGGTCACGGTATCGCTGGTAAAGTCGACTTCCGCGAGGAGGCGGTCACTTTCAACGGGTGTAAAGGCGTAGTAATCCCGATTGGTGTCGTATTGCCACTGCCCGGAAAAACGTACGACAATCAGGTGATCTGCCGCCCAGACGCTGGGAGGATTGCCGGCAAAGCGTTCATGTAAATCCTGCTCGCTATACATGATATAGCCGGTACCGGTAGCACCGTCCTGGCCTGAAATCCCTCTTTTGAGATCTCCCAGCAGCAAAATCGCCGGCTCACTTTCGGTAACGATCCAGGCAAAGGTTTCGCTATCCGTGGCCCCGTCCGCGTCGCTTACCGTTACCGTTACGGTATAGCTGCCGGCGGTATGGGCCGTGCCTGAAAGGATGGCGCCGGAAAGTGTGAGGCCATCGGGCAAACCCGAGGCGGTATAGGTTAGCGGATCGCCATCGGCATCGCTGGCACTCAGTGTCATACTGACCACATCATGCAACTCATTGGCCTGGTCACCAATGGCATTAAGCACCGGTGGCCAGTTATCCGCTTCAAAAACAAGGGCCACTTCCGTTCCTTCCACATAGAATTCGCCCATATCAGGGCTCCCATTCCACACATTGGGCGTGATGACCAGGTCGCCGGAGGTATAGCCGCTACCGATTCCTTCTATCGTGTCTAATGCTCCGACCAGCAACGTGGCCGTGTCGTTGGTGAAGTCCAGCTCAGCCAACAGGCGGTCGGTGGATCGGGGCGTGAAGGCGTAGTAATCGCGGTTGGTGTCATACTCCCACTGACCATTTTTATATCGAACCACGATCAGGTGATCGGCCGCCCAGAAACTGGGTGGAAAGGCCGCAAAGCGGGTCTTCATATTTTCTTCCGAGTACATCATGTACCCGGTACCCGTTGCGCCATCCTGACCGGAAACGCCTCGTTTCAAATCTCCCAGTGGAATGGTTACCGGTTCGTCCGGTGGCTCGACGGGCGCGGACACGACAGCTTCAAAAGGTGCCGCGGGTAACCCCTCGCTGTTGTACAGGTTTGGGTTGATGGGATTATTTTCCCAGGCATAACGAACGAGCACCGGCTCCGGTACGTCATCGTGCCATACAACAATCCGGTCACCCTCGATAGCGGCTTCTCCCCTTACGTAGGTGCCATCTTCCCCCAGGAGGGTAAAGCTGCCCGGCACACCATCTGGATCCGCAACGAATCCGGCGCCTACCTGGTCGTAATGGATACTCACTCGCCCGTCCTCATGGAAGACATCGCCTGTATGGAGTGGGCCGGAATAAATGATATGCTCTCCATACACCATCTTGCGGGCGATCAAAGAGAGCCGGTAGCCAACGGGTTCTTTATCCGCAGGATGGATATTGGTAGGATCACCGACATCAATGGTGATGGCCTGGCCCGTATTGGGAAGTACCCGTACAGCATCTTGACTTGCGCGAAAGAGGGGCCACAGGTGTCCTTGAGGAGGAATCGGACCGGGCACCCCGCCAAAGTTCGGGAGCTGGACCCAGAGAAAGGGGAGATCTCCGAGGCCCCAGATGCTGCGCCAACCCTGAATCAGCGTCTGAAATTGTGAAGCGTAGGCGGTCACATCCGCCAGCGTTGCGTTATTGGATTCACCCTGGTACCACAGGAAGCCTTTAACCGGGAAAGGAAGCAATGGGTGGATCATCGCGTTGTAGGCCATGGTAGGTTGCCGATGAGCCGCGCCGTCGCCAAGTATGACATCTTGTTCGTCGTAGCCCAGCATCCCCTCACTCATCCAGGTCTCGATACGACTGCCTCCGTAGGTAGCATTGATGATTCCAATGGGTACATCAACATGTTCGCGAAGATGTTTTGCAAAAAAGTAACCGACCGCGCTAAAGTTACCTACGAAACTGGGTGTCGCCTCAGTCCAGGAACTGCTAGCCGGCAATGCACTCTTGGGCTCGCTATTTAGCGAACTCGAGACCTTGAACTGACGAATCCGCGGGTCATTGGCGGCAGCAATCACGTCAGAAGCGATCGGGAGCTGGCTGACTTTCCACTCCATGTTGGACTGCCCCGAGGCGAGCCATACGTCGCCGATGTACATATCTGTTAGCGTAATCGTTTCCGCTAACGAGGCAATCACCATGGTGTAAGGTCCGCCGGCATTCATAGCCTGACAATCAACCCGCCAGTTGCCATCGGCTTCCGCGACGGTCGTCTCGCTGATTCCGTTCAACGAGACCGTGACGCTAGCCCCGGCCAGGGCCGTGCCCCAGACGGGAAAAACCACATCACGCTGCAGCACAGCCCCGGATGTAAAAATAGGGGGAAGTAGCAGTGGGGCACTGACAGCCTGTGCGACCTCGCCTGAACGATCAGCCACCCCAAGAGCCGTTGATCGACGCAACGCCAGATCATCCGGGTTGTGATTGACGGGATAGGCTTGAGCGGGGAGCCCGAATAAAACAACCAGGATAAGGGTACTCATCCAGGTTAGTGAGCTGCTCATATATAAATCAGGCAAAAGGGACAGGCTGCCCCGTGACCAGATGGTATGGGTAATGCAAGAGAGGAAGGGAGACTTGAAATGACACTTTGGGATCAGCAATGAAGCTAGCCAAACGTGCGATAGTCATGGAGGGGGAATGGATGAACCTCCATTCATTTTTGGCGCTTACTGCTACACTTCTCCGCTTCAATCTCGGAATGACGGGGTGCATGTTCACGGGTCACGGCGTCTCTGCGACAATACGTCCGGCGCCGAGCCGGCCACGTTGTCCATGCGAGGTGCGACCTGAAATGGGGGGTGCCCGAAGTCAGACGCCCCGCGGGTTAGCCCAAAGTTAACGGATCATCCCCGCCCATTTCGAGTTTTCAGCCCTGCCCTTTTCGGCCCGTTCCAGAGCCAACTTGCGACCTGGAACCTGCCAACTTGCAACCTATCATGATCCAGCTTCAAAACATAGACCTCGCCTTCGGCGGCCGGCAGATATTCGACCGGTTGACGTGGACCGTCAAGCCCGGCCAGTCCATCGGACTCATTGGGCCCAACGGCGCCGGCAAGTCGACACTGCTGCGCGCGATCGCCGGCAGCCAGCCGATCGATGGCGGCGAGGTGACCATGGGCGGCACCACCACCGTTGGCTTCCTCGAGCAGGACATCCAGGAAGCCCCCACGGACCGGACGATCAAGGAGGAGGGCATGCTCGCCTTCGCTGAAATCTTGAAACTCCAGGCCGACGAGGAGCGGATCGCCCACGAGTTGGACCGGCACCCGGACCACGAGTCGCCGGCCTACCTGAAGCTCCTCCACGCACTCGACGACGCCCACGCCCGTCTCGCCGGCTTCGAGTCGCACCGGATCTCGGACCGGACGGAGTCCGTCCTGGCCGGCCTCGGCTTCGAACCCGAGGACATGGACCGCCCGCTGCAGACCTTCTCCGGCGGCTGGCGCATGCGCGTCGCCCTGGCCAAGCTGCTCCTCCGCCAGCCCGACTTCCTCCTGCTCGACGAGCCCACGAACCACCTGGACATCGACAGCATCGCCTGGCTCGAAGAGTACCTGAAGGCCTACCCTGGCACGGTGGTCATCGTCTCGCACGACCGGTACTTCCTCGACCGGATGGTCCGCACCACGGCCGAACTCATCCGGGGAAAGATCATCGAATACGCCGGCAACTACACGTTTTACCTCAAGGATCGCATCCTCCAGCGCGACATCCAGCGCGCGGCCTTCGAAAATCAGCAGAAGCAGATCGCCGAAGCCGAGCGCTTCATCACGCGCTTCAAGGCCAAAGCCACGAAGGCGAAACAGGCGCAGTCCCGCGTGAAGATGCTCGACAAGCTCGAGCGCGTCCCGCCGCCGCCCGACGAAGAAGCCGGCATCCACTTCCGCTTCCCAGAGCCCAAGGCGTCGGGGCGCGTCGTCCTCGAATTGACGGACTTCTCCAAGACGTACGAGACCGCGGAAGGGCGCATCGAGGTCTTCAAGAATGCCCGGGGCATGACCATCGAGCGCGGCGACAAAATCGCGCTGACGGGTAAAAACGGGGCGGGTAAATCCACCCTCGCCCGTATCCTCAACGGAACCGAAGACTTCGACGGCACCCGCAAGCTGGGCTTCCAGGTCGAGATGACCTACTTCGCCCAGCACCAGGCGGACACACTCAATCCGAATTACACGGTCCTTGAATCGATGCACGAGGTAGGGCGTGGCCATACGGAGACTGAGCTGCGCTCCGTCCTCGGCGCGTTCCTGTTTTCGGGCGACGATGTCTTCAAGTATACGAAGGTGCTCTCGGGAGGTGAAAAAAGCCGCGTCGCCCTGGCTAGGACCCTGCTCCGGCCGGCGAACTTCCTCATCCTCGACGAGCCCACAAACCACCTGGACATCCGCTCGATCAACGTTCTCATCGAGGCGCTCAAGCAGTATTCCGGCACCTTCGTCGTCGTCAGCCACGACCGCCACTTCCTCGACCAGATCGTCAATAAGGTCTGGCGCGTCGAACATGGCGAGGCACGGGAATACCTGGGCAACTACGCCGACTACCTATGGCAGATCGAACACGGCACCGCCGGCCAGGTGGCGCGCCGCGAGGAGACGCAGGCGTTTGTCAAAAATGACTCGGGGGAAGACAAGGGCGTCAAGCGCGCTGGCGGCCCCAAGACGAAGGACCAGAAACGCCTGGAGGCCGAGGAACGCCAGCGCCGCCGCGATGCGGACCGGAATGGCGGCGCGTCGGGAGGCCACTCACCGGCTGCTTCGCCCAAAAAGAACGGATCCAGCCTCTCGCCGCAGCAGCTTCGTTCGGCCCACCGCGATCTTGAATCGCGCATCGAAAGGAAAGAGGC
Coding sequences within it:
- a CDS encoding undecaprenyl-phosphate glucose phosphotransferase → MLQEQSRLFQRMLFAADLVMVTLGWIVAWFIRFQLLTPPEWLPLERYMAIFPWVLILSMGVFTLSGLYAPDRAQRLPRLIFTVARAVLLGLLIVAASLSFYRALYFSRLHMILFGLLTPGLMIVVRVILFTLIRRARARGKYQRRVLIAGAGKAGRRLQNAFEAYPWMGLQVVGFLDDHKTETDVIGRVEDASAIVDRFAAEGKSIDYMYIALPLAATGKIEQMVNVLSTRLTHVCLVPDLLQFDLLNSRVTDIDGLPVLHLIDEAPVEFRRFVKRAVDVVFSALFLLIAAPAMLVIAVGVKLSSPGPVFYRQQRMGLNGHVFDMLKFRSMPVNVESTSGPVWAKAGEARATRFGSFLRKSSLDELPQFINVLKGDMSVVGPRPERPVFIEAFRGKVPGYMLRHKMKAGITGWAQVNGLRGDTSIERRIEYDLYYIQNWSIGLDVKIMWLTLWRGFVSEHAY
- a CDS encoding PIN domain-containing protein; its protein translation is MRIYLDTCSLQRPLDDRSQLRIRQEAEAILYVLERIHSGTCGLVSSEVLDFEIAKNPDRTRLDFASETVSTAEISVLVTAEIEKRARELNQKGVDTLDSLHLACAEAGGASYFCTSDDALLRKAKRELTGVKAVSPLELAQELELWESR
- a CDS encoding sialate O-acetylesterase: MSTLILVVLFGLPAQAYPVNHNPDDLALRRSTALGVADRSGEVAQAVSAPLLLPPIFTSGAVLQRDVVFPVWGTALAGASVTVSLNGISETTVAEADGNWRVDCQAMNAGGPYTMVIASLAETITLTDMYIGDVWLASGQSNMEWKVSQLPIASDVIAAANDPRIRQFKVSSSLNSEPKSALPASSSWTEATPSFVGNFSAVGYFFAKHLREHVDVPIGIINATYGGSRIETWMSEGMLGYDEQDVILGDGAAHRQPTMAYNAMIHPLLPFPVKGFLWYQGESNNATLADVTAYASQFQTLIQGWRSIWGLGDLPFLWVQLPNFGGVPGPIPPQGHLWPLFRASQDAVRVLPNTGQAITIDVGDPTNIHPADKEPVGYRLSLIARKMVYGEHIIYSGPLHTGDVFHEDGRVSIHYDQVGAGFVADPDGVPGSFTLLGEDGTYVRGEAAIEGDRIVVWHDDVPEPVLVRYAWENNPINPNLYNSEGLPAAPFEAVVSAPVEPPDEPVTIPLGDLKRGVSGQDGATGTGYMMYSEENMKTRFAAFPPSFWAADHLIVVRYKNGQWEYDTNRDYYAFTPRSTDRLLAELDFTNDTATLLVGALDTIEGIGSGYTSGDLVITPNVWNGSPDMGEFYVEGTEVALVFEADNWPPVLNAIGDQANELHDVVSMTLSASDADGDPLTYTASGLPDGLTLSGAILSGTAHTAGSYTVTVTVSDADGATDSETFAWIVTESEPAILLLGDLKRGISGQDGATGTGYIMYSEQDLHERFAGNPPSVWAADHLIVVRFSGQWQYDTNRDYYAFTPVESDRLLAEVDFTSDTVTMLQGIDTLVEGISSGYVSGDLTIAPNIWNGAPDTGEFYPQGTFVVVTGVAAKAADQPYALASDVPDRFALGSIYPNPFNSTTTIAYQLPEESPVRIEIFNMFGQRVNVLLDNGAMPAGSWTSIWDGTAESGMPAAAGVYMVRLQANGYTESRTVVRVK
- a CDS encoding ABC-F family ATP-binding cassette domain-containing protein — its product is MIQLQNIDLAFGGRQIFDRLTWTVKPGQSIGLIGPNGAGKSTLLRAIAGSQPIDGGEVTMGGTTTVGFLEQDIQEAPTDRTIKEEGMLAFAEILKLQADEERIAHELDRHPDHESPAYLKLLHALDDAHARLAGFESHRISDRTESVLAGLGFEPEDMDRPLQTFSGGWRMRVALAKLLLRQPDFLLLDEPTNHLDIDSIAWLEEYLKAYPGTVVIVSHDRYFLDRMVRTTAELIRGKIIEYAGNYTFYLKDRILQRDIQRAAFENQQKQIAEAERFITRFKAKATKAKQAQSRVKMLDKLERVPPPPDEEAGIHFRFPEPKASGRVVLELTDFSKTYETAEGRIEVFKNARGMTIERGDKIALTGKNGAGKSTLARILNGTEDFDGTRKLGFQVEMTYFAQHQADTLNPNYTVLESMHEVGRGHTETELRSVLGAFLFSGDDVFKYTKVLSGGEKSRVALARTLLRPANFLILDEPTNHLDIRSINVLIEALKQYSGTFVVVSHDRHFLDQIVNKVWRVEHGEAREYLGNYADYLWQIEHGTAGQVARREETQAFVKNDSGEDKGVKRAGGPKTKDQKRLEAEERQRRRDADRNGGASGGHSPAASPKKNGSSLSPQQLRSAHRDLESRIERKEAEKLKLEEALASPSLYDNAEKARTTTIAYQTIKDELASLYASWEELAEQLTSIE